CACGCCTCCGTAGAGGACGGTGCGCTCCATGCCGAGCACCCGGTCGGCGATCCAGCCGCCGAGGACGGTGGACAGATAGACCAGACCGCCGTAGGCGCCGACGATGCCGGTCGCGGTGGTCTTGGGCAGTTCGAGGCCGCCGTCGGTCAGCGAGTAATAGAGGTAGTACCCGAGGATGGTGAGCATCCCGTAGAACGAGAACCGCTCCCAGAGTTCGACGCCGAACAGGTTGGCCAGGCCGATGGGATGACCGAACACCATGCGGCCTGCGGGGCCACCATCGATCTGTCCCGCGGCATGTTCCGCAGTTGCCATGGGGGTCACGATGCCATCCGGGCGGAACTTCGGCGACGGATCGGGCGAGTGACATTTCGGGCAAAGGTGCTGCTGGAGGGCGCGCAGTGCATTTCAGGACCACAGCACACGTCGACGCGGCGAGCTGATCTGTCCGAACAACGCCCGGTGAGCCGAAGCTCGCGGGCGCAGGTAAGGTCACCCCGGACAGGTGGACGTCTGGATCGGTTTCAGAAGGGCAAGAGTGGACACCGTACTCGGTTTGTCGGTGACGCCGGCCGCAGTGGGTCTCGTTCTCGTTGAGGGGCAGGACGCCGACGGCACAACGGTCGACCGCGAAGCCTTTGAGGTCGTATCCGGCCGGCATGCGACGCCCCGCCAGGCGTCGGACCAGGCGGCCGCCGCCGTCCTGCGGACCGAGGCCATCGCGGCCTCACGTGGCCAACGGCTCCATTCAATCGGTGTCACCTGGAGTGACGGCGCCGCCGACGAGGCGAAATTGCTGTTGAAGTCGTTGTCCGAATGCGGATTCGACAACATCGTTCCGGTGCGGTTGCCCGAGGCGACGGAGGCCCTGGCATGGGGCATCGCCGACGTCCTCGGATACCAGGTCACCGCTGTCTGCGTGGTCGAGCCCGACACGGTGATCATGCTGATCGTCCACGACGGCGTCGGAGCGGTACAGACGGCCGTCAACCACGCCATCGACACCGAAGAGGCGTTGCTCCACTGGTTGAGCACCGTTTTTGCCGGGGCCGACTGGCGGCCCGAGGCGCTTGTCGTGGTCGGTTCCGGCGGCGACGTCCAGTCGGTGCTCCCACGGCTGGAGGACCTCTTGTCGGTGCCTGTGTACGTCCCGGCCGAGTCCGAGTTCGCGCTGGCCCGTGGCGCGGCGCTCGCGTCAGCGCGCAACACCGCGTTCATTCAGATCGGGAAAGCCCAGAGCGGTAAGGGTTCACAGCGGTCCACACGGCAAAGCCGTCGACCGCTGACGCAGACCGGCCCGCTGGCAATGCTGGTCGCAGGCGCGGTCACTTTCGTCGCGTCGGTGTCGGTGGCCGTCAGCATGGAGATGACGCCGGAGCGGGACATCGCACTGGGGGAGCCGCGGCCCGCGGCCAAGGCCTCTCCGGACATCGCGAACGCGGGGGTGCGCGTGGCGCTCCCCGAGGAGGCCCCTCGCCCCGCCGCCGTCCCGGCGCCCGTCGAGGAATTGCCGCTACCCCCGCCGGAGGCCCCGCCCGTGGACGTCGAGCTGCCGCCGGAGAGCATCGTCGACGTTCCGGTAGAGCCGGTCGCCGCCCTGCCGGATGTCGTTGCACCGCCACCAGAGGCGCCCGTCGCGCCCGCGCCTGGCCTTCCCGTCGAAGCGTTGCCGCCGGAAGGTGTCGCACCAGCGCCCGGTCTGGTGCCCGCCCAGCCGATACCGGTACCAGAGCAGCGGTCTGGCCTGCTGACCAGGATCAAGGAGCGGCTGTCGAACATCGGCAGAAACGACGATCAGCAGCAGGGGCCCCCGCCTGCCGCGCCCTTGCCGGGTGCTGCGCCTCAGGACCCCGCGGCATTCGCACCGCCGGCCCCGGAATCACAGCCGCTGCTGCCGCCTCAGTGACGCCGTATTCTCGCCCCGGATCCCGATAGCGACGTTGTGTGCTGGCGGCTCTGTGCCCCGCCGCCGGCCATGCGTTGCTAGCGGTCAGCCGCCCGGCGGCACCGGCGCGGATCGACGCCGCCTGAAACGTTCTGAACGGCGAATTCGATCAATGTTCGGGATGGATAGACGACATGCGGGGTCACCTGGAACTTGCGGAATCCGGGCCAACTCGTTCCGACGAACTAGGATAAAAGTGTGCTGAAACTTCGAATCGTGGCCGTGGTCGGCCTCATGGTGGCCGCGATGTCGGGGTCCGTCGCAACCGTCTCGGCGGGCGTCGCAGCCCCGACGGACGTGGTGAGTATCTCGCCGTCGGGCGTGACGGTCGGTGTGGCCCATCCGATCACGGTGACATTCGCCGGCGACATCGCCGACCGCGCGGCCGCCGAGCACCGTGTCAAGATCGATTCACCGACAGTCCCGGTCGGCAACTTCACCTGGCTCAACGACCGTGTACTGCAATGGAATCCGACCGAGTTCTGGCCCGCTCACAGCACCATTTCGCTGAGCGTCGGCGGCGTGAAGACGAGTTTCGAGACCGGGGCGGCCACGGTAGGGGTGGCCAGCATCAGCAACCACACCTTCACCGTCAGCATGGACGGCGAGGTGCTGCGCGAAATGCCCGCGTCGATGGGCAAGCCCAGGTTCCCGACGCCGGTCGGCAACTTCACCGCGCTGGAGAAGCAGGCGACCGTGATCATGGATTCGCGGACCATCGGCATCCCGCTCAGCGACCCGGAGGGCTACAAGCTCACCGTGTACGACGCGGTCCGCGTGACCTGGGGCGGGGTGTACGTCCACGGCGCACCATGGTCCGTCGGTTCCCAGGGCTACGAGAACGTCAGCCATGGCTGCATCAACCTCAGCCCGGACAACGCGGACTGGTACTACAACATGGTCCGGATCGGCGATCCGATCATCATCGAGGCCTAGGGTCCGGGCTAAGCCGCGACCTCAGCGTGCAGGTTTTTCGCGGTCGGTGAGTTTTCGACGGCCGCCGGGTCGGGGTACGTCCCCAGCACCCGGTCTGCGGTACCCGAGCTGGTGACCGTGAACCAGTAGTGCTCGTTCTTGTAGTGGTGGTTGCGGTGATTACGCCAGATCGCCCGATAGAGACCGGTTTTCGGCTTGTAATCGGTGTGGATCAGGTAGTGGATCCACTCGTAGCCGAGGCCCGCCAGCACGATGCAGACCAGGTAGGTCAGGCCCATGCCGAGCCGTGGGAAGGCCAGCAGTGCGACTGCGATGGTCAACGGAAGCACCCATGTCACAAGGGATTTCCACGGTATGAAGATCAGCGAAACGTTGCGCGGATCGGCATGGTGGGCTCGATGCTCCCTCGAGAGCAACGGGTCAACCGTGACGGGGCCGACCCGCTTCGGGCGCCAGTGCAGGATGAACACGTGGATCATCCACTCGAAGAACGGAAACAGCGCAACCATCACCAGCGGTACCAGTGCGTCGGTGAGCTGCCAGTCGCCGACGACGATGCGCGCGACGCATGCGGCGACGAGAACGGCGCCAATCATCCAGGGGGACGGGTGTTTAGCGAATTCGCGGGCAGCGTCCGCCAGGGTGAGCTTCTTGCGTGATGCGGGGCCGGTCATGACTGGTCCTTCAGATCGTCGAGGGCGCTGAGGAGCGCTGTGGTCGCGGGTTCGAGCAGATCGTGGGCCGCTTGCCTGGCGCGCGCGGGATCTCCGTCGGCGATCGCGTCGGCGAGTTCGCGATACGCCTGCGGGCGGCCCACCTCGTCGGCCATCACCGCGGCAAGGGCGGGTAGCGCGGGCTCATAGGTCGCGCGCAGTGTGTTGTACATCAGCCGGAACGCGATGGAGTCCGCGCCGTCGACGACGTGATCCCAGAACGTCAGGGCGCAGCGTTGCTGTTCGACGGGATCCGTTTCGTCGGCCAGGGCGCTCAGTGCGGCATCGAGAAGTCCGGCCAGTCCGGGGGCGCGGCGCCGGGCCGCGAGCTCGGCGACCTTCGGACCGTTGTGCAACCGGGTCTCCAGGATGCTGCGCACCACGGAGACGTCGAGTTCGCCTGCGCGGATGAGCAGCCGGGGGAGCAGGTCAAGACCGGCGTGGCGGCGGAAGTCGCGGACCGTGGTCGCATCGCCCTGCCGAACCTCGACCAGCCCCGCCGCGGTGAGGCGTTTGAGCGCCTCGCGAACAGCGGGCCGCGATACGCCGAGCACCTCGGCGAGCCTGCGCTCACTGGGCAGCGCTTCGCCGGGCTGCATCTCACCACTGAGTACCTCGGCGACGATCTGCTCGAAGACGTCCTCGGGCACCGATCGACGGTTCACCGGTTGAAGGGCCATGCCGCCAGAG
The nucleotide sequence above comes from Mycolicibacterium moriokaense. Encoded proteins:
- a CDS encoding DUF7159 family protein encodes the protein MDTVLGLSVTPAAVGLVLVEGQDADGTTVDREAFEVVSGRHATPRQASDQAAAAVLRTEAIAASRGQRLHSIGVTWSDGAADEAKLLLKSLSECGFDNIVPVRLPEATEALAWGIADVLGYQVTAVCVVEPDTVIMLIVHDGVGAVQTAVNHAIDTEEALLHWLSTVFAGADWRPEALVVVGSGGDVQSVLPRLEDLLSVPVYVPAESEFALARGAALASARNTAFIQIGKAQSGKGSQRSTRQSRRPLTQTGPLAMLVAGAVTFVASVSVAVSMEMTPERDIALGEPRPAAKASPDIANAGVRVALPEEAPRPAAVPAPVEELPLPPPEAPPVDVELPPESIVDVPVEPVAALPDVVAPPPEAPVAPAPGLPVEALPPEGVAPAPGLVPAQPIPVPEQRSGLLTRIKERLSNIGRNDDQQQGPPPAAPLPGAAPQDPAAFAPPAPESQPLLPPQ
- a CDS encoding FadR/GntR family transcriptional regulator — translated: MALQPVNRRSVPEDVFEQIVAEVLSGEMQPGEALPSERRLAEVLGVSRPAVREALKRLTAAGLVEVRQGDATTVRDFRRHAGLDLLPRLLIRAGELDVSVVRSILETRLHNGPKVAELAARRRAPGLAGLLDAALSALADETDPVEQQRCALTFWDHVVDGADSIAFRLMYNTLRATYEPALPALAAVMADEVGRPQAYRELADAIADGDPARARQAAHDLLEPATTALLSALDDLKDQS
- a CDS encoding sterol desaturase family protein; amino-acid sequence: MTGPASRKKLTLADAAREFAKHPSPWMIGAVLVAACVARIVVGDWQLTDALVPLVMVALFPFFEWMIHVFILHWRPKRVGPVTVDPLLSREHRAHHADPRNVSLIFIPWKSLVTWVLPLTIAVALLAFPRLGMGLTYLVCIVLAGLGYEWIHYLIHTDYKPKTGLYRAIWRNHRNHHYKNEHYWFTVTSSGTADRVLGTYPDPAAVENSPTAKNLHAEVAA
- a CDS encoding L,D-transpeptidase produces the protein MLKLRIVAVVGLMVAAMSGSVATVSAGVAAPTDVVSISPSGVTVGVAHPITVTFAGDIADRAAAEHRVKIDSPTVPVGNFTWLNDRVLQWNPTEFWPAHSTISLSVGGVKTSFETGAATVGVASISNHTFTVSMDGEVLREMPASMGKPRFPTPVGNFTALEKQATVIMDSRTIGIPLSDPEGYKLTVYDAVRVTWGGVYVHGAPWSVGSQGYENVSHGCINLSPDNADWYYNMVRIGDPIIIEA